Proteins from one Nicotiana tabacum cultivar K326 chromosome 23, ASM71507v2, whole genome shotgun sequence genomic window:
- the LOC107816679 gene encoding uncharacterized protein LOC107816679 isoform X7, whose product METKSPCPPYTVTVRRNPPRRARPTPSSAVPNSLPRSPPRNISSFPIEDILSIEVPEKQLLTEHPSSSENLKVFLRVRPLISQRETAKIEKTAAEMKKTTKNAWPKNPKSTNALPKKLKKSYEVCVTVNDAHSVTLLPPQSLQDAKRIKSEVYEGFSHVFSSQASQREVYEEMVNPLVEDFLKGKSGMLAALGPSGSGKTHTIFGCGRDPGMVPLALRRILSQEEGEKKKSRRIFYLSMFEISSEKGKSEKIFDLSQDGADLCIQQSSIKGVQQAVLYDAQQAESLIACGLLKRATAMTNSNSQSSRSQCIINIRCEYTRAGGKVGDNSNSAVLTIVDLAGAEREKKTGNQGVRLLESNFINNTSMVFGLCLRSLLEHQKNPRKPMQKHFQNSLLTRYLRDYLEGKKRMALLLTVRPGEEDYLDTSFLLRQASPYTKIKFDIVEEHGILNHNKRPVQTTPSMGKLKRMKLNQTENCEINQRSIERPELPNEAAVEGVKDDSLTGVLVQSEEIITIEANERNILRVDHVELERKERNHQILQNFGKALWKVLKEYKRKLEVAENEICTLRDCLSCEKTRSAELENQLRDWQSNCCCRKGVSSEESSREEDEFRGKGSLDCEARQSTDQNEVDENVTCTPRDCIIIKKTRWAELENELMDWQSNCRCRKGVSSEVSSREVDELRRKISLDFEDHQSIGCNEVTSEAYSCHLEGSAHARNDERLDSTIAQQLESSIEDATGVEDLMKLIEMKAEITDLNGKATAVLSGSHSCTDQEYGQEEESSVRTSKATFINRDENDLLEEDHTLFDSVLPDCSVSSSKSSLFVENKSPFQVWEDQTQNEEDKVKSDAHTRTEERLDSTVGHMTAQKFERSIEDITGVEVPKIPDGMKAESINLKGKENALLSGSPSCTDQEYEQEEESFGNSKILNLLFVFSSNFCTSQATSISRDENDLLEEDHMLFDSVLPECTINSSESSLLVENNSSFPVVEDQTQNEEDKTAKTLESSTEDATGVEDQKIPDGMKAESTDLNGKANALLSGSPSFPDQEYEREENFFDSVVSTSQATSINRDEASLLEEDHTLFDSVLPECTVNSSESSLFIENNCSFPVLEDQTHNKEDKTAQKLESSIEDATGVEDLMKPNEMKAEITRLNGKATAVLTGSRSCTDQEDGQEMESSEFVVCTSQATFINRDGASLLEEDHALFDPVLAECTVSSSESSLFVEYNSSFPVVQNQSQNEEDKKPLGPSTMLMPEEVVHALGCHDNNTPEAVTKHGSCTKLQNADRPKRRLLPVSSILLKDIGNIDFKDENEKPKGVKAEKKGTSGKNRTQGSTSLIRLLKDNLAI is encoded by the exons ATGGAGACGAAATCGCCGTGTCCGCCGTACACGGTGACCGTTCGCCGGAACCCTCCCCGGAGAGCAAGACCGACACCATCCTCCGCTGTTCCTAATTCGCTTCCCCGATCGCCGCCGCGAAACATCTCTTCATTCCCCATTGAGGATATTCTATCAATAGAAGTCCCTGAAAAACAACTTCTTACGGAGCATCCATCATCATCGGAGAATCTCAAGGTATTTCTGAGAGTCCGACCGTTAATTTCTCAACGAGAAACAGCGAAAATAGAAAAAACAGCTGCtgaaatgaagaaaacaacaaaaaatgcTTGGCCTAAAAACCCTAAGTCCACCAATGCGTTGCCGAAGAAGCTCAAAAAGAGCTATGAAGTCTGTGTGACAGTGAATGATGCACATTCCGTTACCCTATTGCCTCCGCAGAGCTTACAAGACGCCAAACGTATTAAATCAGAAGTTTATGAAGGTTTTTCACATGTCTTCTCGTCACAAGCATCTCAg AGGGAAGTTTACGAAGAAATGGTGAATCCTTTAGTTGAGGATTTTCTGAAGGGTAAGAGTGGAATGTTAGCTGCATTGGGACCAAGTGGTTCTGGGAAGACTCATACCATCTTTGGCTGTGGAAGGGACCCTGGTATGGTGCCTCTCGCTCTTCGTCGAATTTTATCACAGGAAGAAGGAGAGAAGAAGAAGTCACGAAG GATATTTTATTTGTCCATGTTTGAGATCTCTTCTGAGAAAGGAAAATCTGAAAAGATATTTGATTTATCTCAAGATGGGGCTGATTTATGCATCCAACAATCATCTATTAAAGGCGTGCAACAG GCCGTACTTTATGATGCTCAGCAAGCTGAATCGTTAATTGCATGTGGACTTTTAAAACGTGCGACAGCTATGACGAATTCAAACAGTCAATCCAG TCGTTCACAGTGCATCATAAATATCCGCTGTGAATATACGAGGGCAGGTGGAAAAGTTGGTGATAACTCAAACAGTGCTGTGCTGACTATAGTTGACCTTGCTGGAGCTGAGAGGGAAAAGAAGACTGGAAATCAG GGGGTTAGATTGCTCGAAAGTAATTTTATCAACAACACTTCGATGGTGTTTGGCCTGTGCTTAAGG TCATTACTGGAGCATCAGAAGAACCCCAGAAAACCTATGCAGAAACACTTTCAAAACTCTCTG TTGACCAGATACTTACGAGATTATTTGGAAGGGAAGAAGCGGATGGCACTG CTTTTAACTGTTAGACCTGGGGAAGAAGACTACCTTGATACTTCTTTTCTGCTAAGGCAGGCTTCACCATATACAAAAATCAA GTTTGACATCGTTGAAGAACATGGGATTTTAAACCACAATAAGAGGCCTGTGCAAACAACGCCTAGCATGGGGAAGCTTAAAAGAATGAAGTTGAACCAAACTGAAAATTGTGAG ATCAATCAAAGAAGCATTGAACGTCCTGAACTTCCGAATGAAG CTGCTGTGGAAGGAGTGAAGGATGACAGCTTGACAGGCGTTCTTGTTCAGTCTGAGGAAATCATCACTATTGAAGCAAATGAGAGGAATATTCTCAGAGTTGATCAcgttgaattggaaagaaaagagagaaatcaTCAGATTCTGCAAAATTTTGGAAAGGCTTTGTGGAAAGTCTTGAAAGAATACAAGAGAAAACTTGAG GTGGCTGAAAATGAAATTTGCACCCTCAGAGATTGCTTAAGTTGTGAGAAAACTAGATCCGCTGAACTAGAGAATCAACTGAGGGATTGGCAAAGTAACTGCTGCTGCAGGAAAGGAGTTTCAAGTGAGGAATCCTCCAGAGAAGAGGATGAATTCAGAGGAAAAGGTTCATTAGATTGTGAGGCGCGTCAATCCACTGATCAGAATGAG GTGGACGAAAATGTAACCTGCACTCCCAGAGACTGCATAATCATCAAGAAAACAAGATGGGCTGAACTAGAGAATGAACTGATGGATTGGCAAAGTAACTGCCGCTGCAGGAAGGGGGTTTCAAGTGAGGTTTCCTCCAGAGAAGTGGATGAACTCAGAAGAAAAATCTCTTTAGATTTTGAGGATCATCAATCCATTGGTTGCAATGAG GTGACATCTGAAGCTTATTCTTGTCATTTGGAAGGGTCTGCGCATGCGAGAAATGATGAGCGGCTTGACTCCACT ATTGCTCAGCAGCTCGAAAGTTCTATTGAAGATGCTACTGGTGTTGAAGATCTGATGAAACTAATTGAAATGAAAGCAGAGATTACAGATTTGAATGGCAAAGCAACTGCTGTATTAAGCGGGTCACACTCTTGCACTGATCAGGAGTACGGGCAAGAAGAAGAAAGTTCTG TCCGCACTTCCAAAGCGACTTTCATAAACAGAGACGAGAACGACCTGTTGGAAGAGGACCACACACTTTTTGATTCAGTACTTCCAGATTGTTCAGTCAGCTCTTCTAAGTCATCTCTCTTCGTTGAAAATAAGAGCCCTTTTCAAGTGTGGGAGGACCAAACACAAAACGAAGAGGACAAG GTGAAGTCAGATGCACATACGAGAACTGAGGAGCGGCTTGACTCCACTGTAGGACATATG ACTGCCCAGAAGTTCGAAAGATCTATAGAAGATATTACTGGTGTTGAAGTTCCGAAGATTCCAGATGGAATGAAAGCAGAGAGTATAAATttgaaaggcaaagaaaatgCTCTGTTAAGTGGGTCACCCTCTTGCACTGATCAGGAGTACGAGCAAGAAGAGGAAAGTTTTGGTAATAGTAAAATTCTGAATCTCCTATTCGTCTTCAGCAGTAATT TCTGCACTTCCCAAGCGACTTCAATAAGCAGAGACGAGAACGACCTGTTGGAAGAGGACCACATGCTTTTTGATTCAGTACTTCCAGAATGTACAATCAACTCTTCTGAGTCATCGCTCCTCGTTGAAAATAACAGCTCTTTTCCAGTGGTTGAGGACCAAACACAAAACGAAGAGGACAAG ACTGCTAAGACGCTCGAAAGTTCTACTGAAGATGCTACTGGTGTTGAAGATCAGAAGATTCCAGATGGAATGAAAGCAGAGAGTACAGATTTGAATGGCAAAGCAAATGCTTTGTTAAGTGGGTCACCCTCTTTCCCTGATCAGGAGTACGAGCGAGAAGAGAATTTTTTTG ATTCTGTAGTAAGCACTTCTCAAGCGACTTCCATAAACAGAGACGAGGCCAGCCTGCTGGAAGAGGACCACACGCTTTTTGATTCAGTACTTCCTGAATGTACAGTCAACTCTTCTGAGTCATCTCTCTTCATTGAAAATAACTGCTCTTTTCCAGTGCTGGAGGACCAAACACACAACAAAGAGGATAAG ACTGCTCAGAAGCTTGAAAGTTCTATTGAAGATGCTACTGGTGTTGAAGATCTGATGAAACCAAATGAAATGAAAGCAGAGATTACACGTTTGAATGGCAAAGCAACTGCTGTATTAACTGGGTCACGCTCTTGTACTGATCAGGAGGACGGGCAAGAAATGGAAAGTTCTG AATTTGTAGTCTGCACTTCCCAAGCAACTTTCATAAACAGAGACGGGGCCAGCCTGTTGGAAGAGGATCATGCGCTTTTTGATCCAGTACTTGCAGAATGTACAGTCAGCTCTTCCGAGTCATCTCTCTTCGTTGAATATAACAGCTCTTTTCCAGTGGTGCAGAACCAATCACAAAATGAAGAGGACAAG AAACCATTGGGTCCATCGACAATGTTAATGCCCGAGGAAGTTGTACATGCTCTAGGATGCCATGATAACAACACACCTGAAGCAGTTACCAAACATGGTTCCTGCACTAAACTTCAGAATGCAGATAGGCCAAAAAG GAGACTTCTACCAGTTTCGTCCATCTTATTAAAAGATATAGGCAATATAGACTTCAAGGACGAGAATGAGAAACCAAAG GGAGTCAAGGCAGAAAAGAAAGGAACTTCTGGTAAGAACAGAACTCAGGGCAGCACTTCACTTATTCGTTTGCTCAAGGATAATCTTGCTATCTAG
- the LOC107816679 gene encoding uncharacterized protein LOC107816679 isoform X3, producing the protein METKSPCPPYTVTVRRNPPRRARPTPSSAVPNSLPRSPPRNISSFPIEDILSIEVPEKQLLTEHPSSSENLKVFLRVRPLISQRETAKIEKTAAEMKKTTKNAWPKNPKSTNALPKKLKKSYEVCVTVNDAHSVTLLPPQSLQDAKRIKSEVYEGFSHVFSSQASQREVYEEMVNPLVEDFLKGKSGMLAALGPSGSGKTHTIFGCGRDPGMVPLALRRILSQEEGEKKKSRRIFYLSMFEISSEKGKSEKIFDLSQDGADLCIQQSSIKGVQQAVLYDAQQAESLIACGLLKRATAMTNSNSQSSRSQCIINIRCEYTRAGGKVGDNSNSAVLTIVDLAGAEREKKTGNQGVRLLESNFINNTSMVFGLCLRSLLEHQKNPRKPMQKHFQNSLLTRYLRDYLEGKKRMALLLTVRPGEEDYLDTSFLLRQASPYTKIKFDIVEEHGILNHNKRPVQTTPSMGKLKRMKLNQTENCEINQRSIERPELPNEEAAVEGVKDDSLTGVLVQSEEIITIEANERNILRVDHVELERKERNHQILQNFGKALWKVLKEYKRKLEVAENEICTLRDCLSCEKTRSAELENQLRDWQSNCCCRKGVSSEESSREEDEFRGKGSLDCEARQSTDQNEVDENVTCTPRDCIIIKKTRWAELENELMDWQSNCRCRKGVSSEVSSREVDELRRKISLDFEDHQSIGCNEVTSEAYSCHLEGSAHARNDERLDSTIAQQLESSIEDATGVEDLMKLIEMKAEITDLNGKATAVLSGSHSCTDQEYGQEEESSDSVVRTSKATFINRDENDLLEEDHTLFDSVLPDCSVSSSKSSLFVENKSPFQVWEDQTQNEEDKVKSDAHTRTEERLDSTVGHMTAQKFERSIEDITGVEVPKIPDGMKAESINLKGKENALLSGSPSCTDQEYEQEEESFGNSKILNLLFVFSSNFCTSQATSISRDENDLLEEDHMLFDSVLPECTINSSESSLLVENNSSFPVVEDQTQNEEDKTAKTLESSTEDATGVEDQKIPDGMKAESTDLNGKANALLSGSPSFPDQEYEREENFFDSVVSTSQATSINRDEASLLEEDHTLFDSVLPECTVNSSESSLFIENNCSFPVLEDQTHNKEDKTAQKLESSIEDATGVEDLMKPNEMKAEITRLNGKATAVLTGSRSCTDQEDGQEMESSVCTSQATFINRDGASLLEEDHALFDPVLAECTVSSSESSLFVEYNSSFPVVQNQSQNEEDKKPLGPSTMLMPEEVVHALGCHDNNTPEAVTKHGSCTKLQNADRPKRRLLPVSSILLKDIGNIDFKDENEKPKGVKAEKKGTSGKNRTQGSTSLIRLLKDNLAI; encoded by the exons ATGGAGACGAAATCGCCGTGTCCGCCGTACACGGTGACCGTTCGCCGGAACCCTCCCCGGAGAGCAAGACCGACACCATCCTCCGCTGTTCCTAATTCGCTTCCCCGATCGCCGCCGCGAAACATCTCTTCATTCCCCATTGAGGATATTCTATCAATAGAAGTCCCTGAAAAACAACTTCTTACGGAGCATCCATCATCATCGGAGAATCTCAAGGTATTTCTGAGAGTCCGACCGTTAATTTCTCAACGAGAAACAGCGAAAATAGAAAAAACAGCTGCtgaaatgaagaaaacaacaaaaaatgcTTGGCCTAAAAACCCTAAGTCCACCAATGCGTTGCCGAAGAAGCTCAAAAAGAGCTATGAAGTCTGTGTGACAGTGAATGATGCACATTCCGTTACCCTATTGCCTCCGCAGAGCTTACAAGACGCCAAACGTATTAAATCAGAAGTTTATGAAGGTTTTTCACATGTCTTCTCGTCACAAGCATCTCAg AGGGAAGTTTACGAAGAAATGGTGAATCCTTTAGTTGAGGATTTTCTGAAGGGTAAGAGTGGAATGTTAGCTGCATTGGGACCAAGTGGTTCTGGGAAGACTCATACCATCTTTGGCTGTGGAAGGGACCCTGGTATGGTGCCTCTCGCTCTTCGTCGAATTTTATCACAGGAAGAAGGAGAGAAGAAGAAGTCACGAAG GATATTTTATTTGTCCATGTTTGAGATCTCTTCTGAGAAAGGAAAATCTGAAAAGATATTTGATTTATCTCAAGATGGGGCTGATTTATGCATCCAACAATCATCTATTAAAGGCGTGCAACAG GCCGTACTTTATGATGCTCAGCAAGCTGAATCGTTAATTGCATGTGGACTTTTAAAACGTGCGACAGCTATGACGAATTCAAACAGTCAATCCAG TCGTTCACAGTGCATCATAAATATCCGCTGTGAATATACGAGGGCAGGTGGAAAAGTTGGTGATAACTCAAACAGTGCTGTGCTGACTATAGTTGACCTTGCTGGAGCTGAGAGGGAAAAGAAGACTGGAAATCAG GGGGTTAGATTGCTCGAAAGTAATTTTATCAACAACACTTCGATGGTGTTTGGCCTGTGCTTAAGG TCATTACTGGAGCATCAGAAGAACCCCAGAAAACCTATGCAGAAACACTTTCAAAACTCTCTG TTGACCAGATACTTACGAGATTATTTGGAAGGGAAGAAGCGGATGGCACTG CTTTTAACTGTTAGACCTGGGGAAGAAGACTACCTTGATACTTCTTTTCTGCTAAGGCAGGCTTCACCATATACAAAAATCAA GTTTGACATCGTTGAAGAACATGGGATTTTAAACCACAATAAGAGGCCTGTGCAAACAACGCCTAGCATGGGGAAGCTTAAAAGAATGAAGTTGAACCAAACTGAAAATTGTGAG ATCAATCAAAGAAGCATTGAACGTCCTGAACTTCCGAATGAAG AAGCTGCTGTGGAAGGAGTGAAGGATGACAGCTTGACAGGCGTTCTTGTTCAGTCTGAGGAAATCATCACTATTGAAGCAAATGAGAGGAATATTCTCAGAGTTGATCAcgttgaattggaaagaaaagagagaaatcaTCAGATTCTGCAAAATTTTGGAAAGGCTTTGTGGAAAGTCTTGAAAGAATACAAGAGAAAACTTGAG GTGGCTGAAAATGAAATTTGCACCCTCAGAGATTGCTTAAGTTGTGAGAAAACTAGATCCGCTGAACTAGAGAATCAACTGAGGGATTGGCAAAGTAACTGCTGCTGCAGGAAAGGAGTTTCAAGTGAGGAATCCTCCAGAGAAGAGGATGAATTCAGAGGAAAAGGTTCATTAGATTGTGAGGCGCGTCAATCCACTGATCAGAATGAG GTGGACGAAAATGTAACCTGCACTCCCAGAGACTGCATAATCATCAAGAAAACAAGATGGGCTGAACTAGAGAATGAACTGATGGATTGGCAAAGTAACTGCCGCTGCAGGAAGGGGGTTTCAAGTGAGGTTTCCTCCAGAGAAGTGGATGAACTCAGAAGAAAAATCTCTTTAGATTTTGAGGATCATCAATCCATTGGTTGCAATGAG GTGACATCTGAAGCTTATTCTTGTCATTTGGAAGGGTCTGCGCATGCGAGAAATGATGAGCGGCTTGACTCCACT ATTGCTCAGCAGCTCGAAAGTTCTATTGAAGATGCTACTGGTGTTGAAGATCTGATGAAACTAATTGAAATGAAAGCAGAGATTACAGATTTGAATGGCAAAGCAACTGCTGTATTAAGCGGGTCACACTCTTGCACTGATCAGGAGTACGGGCAAGAAGAAGAAAGTTCTG ATTCTGTAGTCCGCACTTCCAAAGCGACTTTCATAAACAGAGACGAGAACGACCTGTTGGAAGAGGACCACACACTTTTTGATTCAGTACTTCCAGATTGTTCAGTCAGCTCTTCTAAGTCATCTCTCTTCGTTGAAAATAAGAGCCCTTTTCAAGTGTGGGAGGACCAAACACAAAACGAAGAGGACAAG GTGAAGTCAGATGCACATACGAGAACTGAGGAGCGGCTTGACTCCACTGTAGGACATATG ACTGCCCAGAAGTTCGAAAGATCTATAGAAGATATTACTGGTGTTGAAGTTCCGAAGATTCCAGATGGAATGAAAGCAGAGAGTATAAATttgaaaggcaaagaaaatgCTCTGTTAAGTGGGTCACCCTCTTGCACTGATCAGGAGTACGAGCAAGAAGAGGAAAGTTTTGGTAATAGTAAAATTCTGAATCTCCTATTCGTCTTCAGCAGTAATT TCTGCACTTCCCAAGCGACTTCAATAAGCAGAGACGAGAACGACCTGTTGGAAGAGGACCACATGCTTTTTGATTCAGTACTTCCAGAATGTACAATCAACTCTTCTGAGTCATCGCTCCTCGTTGAAAATAACAGCTCTTTTCCAGTGGTTGAGGACCAAACACAAAACGAAGAGGACAAG ACTGCTAAGACGCTCGAAAGTTCTACTGAAGATGCTACTGGTGTTGAAGATCAGAAGATTCCAGATGGAATGAAAGCAGAGAGTACAGATTTGAATGGCAAAGCAAATGCTTTGTTAAGTGGGTCACCCTCTTTCCCTGATCAGGAGTACGAGCGAGAAGAGAATTTTTTTG ATTCTGTAGTAAGCACTTCTCAAGCGACTTCCATAAACAGAGACGAGGCCAGCCTGCTGGAAGAGGACCACACGCTTTTTGATTCAGTACTTCCTGAATGTACAGTCAACTCTTCTGAGTCATCTCTCTTCATTGAAAATAACTGCTCTTTTCCAGTGCTGGAGGACCAAACACACAACAAAGAGGATAAG ACTGCTCAGAAGCTTGAAAGTTCTATTGAAGATGCTACTGGTGTTGAAGATCTGATGAAACCAAATGAAATGAAAGCAGAGATTACACGTTTGAATGGCAAAGCAACTGCTGTATTAACTGGGTCACGCTCTTGTACTGATCAGGAGGACGGGCAAGAAATGGAAAGTTCTG TCTGCACTTCCCAAGCAACTTTCATAAACAGAGACGGGGCCAGCCTGTTGGAAGAGGATCATGCGCTTTTTGATCCAGTACTTGCAGAATGTACAGTCAGCTCTTCCGAGTCATCTCTCTTCGTTGAATATAACAGCTCTTTTCCAGTGGTGCAGAACCAATCACAAAATGAAGAGGACAAG AAACCATTGGGTCCATCGACAATGTTAATGCCCGAGGAAGTTGTACATGCTCTAGGATGCCATGATAACAACACACCTGAAGCAGTTACCAAACATGGTTCCTGCACTAAACTTCAGAATGCAGATAGGCCAAAAAG GAGACTTCTACCAGTTTCGTCCATCTTATTAAAAGATATAGGCAATATAGACTTCAAGGACGAGAATGAGAAACCAAAG GGAGTCAAGGCAGAAAAGAAAGGAACTTCTGGTAAGAACAGAACTCAGGGCAGCACTTCACTTATTCGTTTGCTCAAGGATAATCTTGCTATCTAG